The following coding sequences lie in one Arachis hypogaea cultivar Tifrunner chromosome 4, arahy.Tifrunner.gnm2.J5K5, whole genome shotgun sequence genomic window:
- the LOC112795975 gene encoding uncharacterized protein → MDDVGQQLVLYGGEDADLKKCDAAADISGAENTEGGDDVNLDANMGNYSDSDSFDSEYEPSEEEEETEDDLHFTSSEDELDPAVSGFQDVNVLKEKSRAVKNKRVATENFEDEDGVESDEIENDHEVGGAVSDSDHEGQSYPVHKHQKDMSQYKWEVDTVYATREEFKDTVTAYAVQRARPITFRKCDLQRVRAVCTGECPFWLYAAKMKEEDTWQLRSMNLTHTCTQTHRVGILHSKWLGKAFKKKVESNPKVKIRELVSKAQKKWNLTVTKSMATRTKQIALDEIQGTFREQYKRIYDYAHELMRANPGTSVRLQVQRFPEVDNEVASSQTSCCIFQRIYICLEACKQSFNHCRSFIGLDGCFLKTPQGGQLLTAIGWDPNDQMLPIAYAVVEAETKDSWTWFLSHLATDIGVEKMGRTTFMSDQQKGLLPAYDAVIPGVENRFCVRHLYSNFRKQFPGLQLKQLMWRCAKATHWRDWEKNMAELKAVNQEAYRYLIAIPPRYWSRSRFTYSSKVDTLVNNMSESFNAAIVDAREKPILTMLEEIRVKLMTRWAENRELAQKYAGTILPRIRIKLERRSRSAGDWRPYWSAAQKYEVMNGLDKFTVDLGSCECSCRMWQLSGIPCVHAIGCIKFKGLPLEPYVADCYKREAYLRCYEAVIHPLNGPDLWEITPHPDVMPPPYRRPSHRPVKKRKPAAGDEEQSSRTHMSRKGEKQRCSICGVVGHNKSRCPKPIENEAQNSKKQSKGNNSGEATTLSLQLLREERKVHLHSPLPSSLSREKLLQQHSQQAQPSPTL, encoded by the exons ATGGATGATGTGGGACAACAGCTGGTTCTGTATGGAGGAGAAGATGctgatttaaaaaaatgtgatgcAGCTGCTGATATCTCTGGGGCCGAGAATACAGAGGGTGGTGATGATGTTAATCTGGATGCTAATATGGGTAACTATAGTGACAGTGATAGCTTTGATTCAGAGTATGAACcatctgaggaagaggaagagactGAAGATGATTTACACTTTACCAGCAGTGAAGATGAGCTTGATCCTGCTGTGAGTGGATTTCAAGATGTTAATGTGCTGAAGGAAAAAAGTCGGGCAGTGAAAAATAAGAGGGTTGCAACTGAAAACTTTGAGGATGAAGATGGAGTAGAGAGTGATGAAATAGAGAATGACCACGAGGTTGGAGGTGCTGTGTCAGATTCAGACCACGAGGGGCAGAGTTATCCAGTTCACAAGCATCAAAAAGACATGAGCCAATACAAGTGGGAAGTGGACACAGTGTATGCTACCAGGGAAGAGTTCAAGGACACTGTGACTGCATATGCTGTGCAGAGGGCTCGGCCAATCACGTTTAGAAAGTGTGATCTGCAAAGGGTAAGGGCAGTTTGCACTGGCGAGTGTCCGTTTTGGCTGTATGCTGCGAAGATGAAAGAAGAGGATACTTGGCAGCTTCGCAGCATGAACTTGACTCACACATGTACACAAACACACAGGGTGGGGATTTTGCACTCTAAATGGCTAGGAAAGGCATTCAAGAAGAAAGTGGAATCAAATCCAAAGGTGAAGATTAGGGAGTTAGTGTCAAAGGCTCAAAAAAAGTGGAACTTGACTGTCACCAAGTCAATGGCAACGAGGACCAAACAGATTGCACTTGATGAAATCCAGGGTACCTTCCGAGAGCAGTATAAGAGGATATATGATTATGCACATGAGCTGATGCGGGCAAATCCAGGGACATCTGTTCGCTTACAAGTGCAAAGGTTCCCTGAAGTTGATAATGAGGTAGCCTCATCACAGACCAGTTGCTGTATCTTTCAGAGGATATATATCTGCTTGGAAGCATGCAAGCAGAGCTTCAACCATTGTAGGAGCTTTATTGGTCTAGACGGCTGTTTTTTGAAGACACCACAGGGGGGACAACTGCTCACTGCCATTGGTTGGGATCCAAACGACCAAATGCTGCCCATTGCCTATGCAGTTGTAGAGGCTGAGACCAAGGACTCATGGACTTGGTTCCTTAGTCATCTTGCAActgacattggtgttgagaagatggGAAGAACTACTTTTATGAGTGACCAGCAGAAA GGTTTGTTGCCAGCATACGATGCTGTTATACCAGGTGTGGAGAATCGATTCTGTGTGAGGCACCTATACAGCAATTTCAGGAAACAGTTTCCAGGGTTACAATTGAAGCAACTAATGTGGAGGTGTGCTAAGGCGACTCACTGGAGGGACTGGGAGAAGAACATGGCCGAACTGAAAGCTGTGAATCAGGAAGCCTATAGGTACCTAATTGCTATCCCCCCAAGGTATTGGTCTAGATCTAGGTTTACCTATAGTTCTAAAGTAGATACACTGGTTAACAATATGTCTGAGAGCTTTAATGCTGCCATAGTTGATGCTAGAGAGAAACCTATACTAACAATGTTAGAGGAGATCCGGGTTAAACTGATGACTAGGTGGGCAGAGAATAGGGAGTTGGCTCAGAAGTAtgcagggacaatcttacctagGATTAGAATCAAGTTGGAGAGGAGGTCTAGATCTGCTGGTGACTGGCGTCCATATTGGTCTGCTGCTCAGAAATATGAGGTTATGAATGGGTTAGATAAGTTTACTGTTGACTTAGGATCCTGTGAGTGCTCTTGTAGAATGTGGCAGTTGAGTGGAATACCTTGTGTCCATGCAATTGGTTGCATCAAGTTCAAAGGGCTTCCGTTGGAACCTTATGTGGCTGACTGCTACAAGAGAGAAGCATACTTGAGGTGCTACGAGGCAGTAATTCACCCATTGAACGGCCCTGACCTATGGGAGATTACACCACATCCTGATGTAATGCCTCCCCCATACAGAAGGCCTAGTCACAGGCCAGTCAAAAAAAGGAAGCCAGCTGCTggagatgaagaacaaagcagcCGCACTCACATGTCCAGGAAGGGGGAGAAACAGAGGTGCTCTATATGTGGTGTTGTTGGTCATAATAAAAGCAGATGCCCTAAACCTATTGAGAATGAG GCCCAAAATTCCAAGAAACAAAGCAAGGGCAACAATTCAGGGGAAGCAACAACTCTATCCCTCCAGCTGCTAAGGGAGGAAAGAAAAGTGCATCTACACAGCCCACTCCCAAGCTCACTGTCAAGAGAAAAGTTGCTTCAGCAACACAGCCAACAAGCTCAGCCCAGTCCAACACTGTAG
- the LOC112795976 gene encoding alkaline ceramidase produces MADTIASFWGPVTSTTECCENNYAHSSYIAEFFNTISNIPCILLALLGLINALRQRFEKRFSVLHLSNMALAIGSMLYHATLQHVQQQSDETPMVWEMLLYLYILYSPDWHYRTTMPIFLFLYGVVFAVFHSFFRFGIGFKAHYVILCLLCIPRTYKYYIYTEDLSAKRIAKLYVATLVLGSLCWLGDRFFCKEISTWPINPQGHALWHFFMGFNSYFANTFLMFCRAQQRGWKPKIVCLMGVLPYVKIEKLKRK; encoded by the exons ATGGCAGACACCATAGCCAGCTTTTGGGGTCCGGTTACGTCAACTACAGAGTGTTGTGAAAATAATTATGCTCATTCATCATATATAGCAGAGTTTTTTAACACAATATCCAACATTCCATGCATTCTTTTGGCTCTCCTTGGTCTTATAAATGCTTTACGACAGCGGTTTGAGAAAAGATTTAGTGTTCTTCATCTATCGAATATGGCACTTGCCATTGGAAGCATGTTGTACCATGCCACACTGCAACATGT GCAACAACAGAGTGATGAAACTCCCATGGTATGGGAGATGCTGCTGTACTTGTACATCCTGTACTCTCCAGATTGGCATTACCGTACTACGATGCCCATCTTCCTATTTTTGTATGGTGTTGTTTTTGCAGTTTTCCATTCTTTCTTCCGTTTCGGCATCGGCTTCAAAGCGCATTATGTCATTCTCTGTCTCCTCTGCATTCCAAGAACATACAAATATTACATTTATACTGAAGATTTGTCTGCAAAGAGGATTGCAAAGCTATATGTAGCCACCCTTGTATTAGGATCTTTATGTTGGTTAGGTGATCGGTTTTTCTGCAAGGAGATATCCACTTGGCCAATTAATCCACAGGGTCATGCTTTGTGGCACTTCTTCATGGGTTTCAATTCCTACTTTGCTAACACATTCTTGATGTTCTGCCGGGCTCAACAGCGTGGTTGGAAACCGAAGATTGTTTGTTTAATGGGTGTTTTACCATATGTGAAGATTGAGAAACTGAAAAGGAAGTAA
- the LOC112795977 gene encoding phosphatidate cytidylyltransferase 1-like isoform X3, protein MTENSNIEAAGMSASTQPSSPLSGVRKDRSAVWDHFDVENDTEKKAKCKYCGSLIQYWNGTSSMGGHLRRCKQNPNNDSNKRKITTTPTIDEHGALNSPSAPSSTGAKIRHRKRSTEAVPEVTKANGGQLLVDDKSKYKSMLIRAYSSIWMIGGFALIIYMGHLYITAMVVVIQIFMAKELFNLLRRAHEDRQLPGFRLLNWHFFFTAMLFVYGRILSPRLVNTVTSDMVLYRLVSSLIKYHMVICYALYISGFMWFILTLKKKMYKYQFGQYAWTHMILIVVFGQSSFTVASIFEGIFWFLLPATLIVINDIAAYIFGFFFGRTPLIKLSPKKTWEGFIGASISTIISAFLLANVMGRSKWLTCPRKDLTTGWLDCDPGPLFKPEPYSLSGWIPHWFPWQEITILPVQGHALCLGLFASIIAPFGGFFASGFKRAFKIKDFGDSIPGHGGITDRMDCQMVMAVFAYIYHQSFVVPQNLSVEMILDQIFMNLSFDEQQALYRRLGEILQQGFQSHS, encoded by the exons ATGACTGAAAACAGTAATATTGAAGCAGCAGGGATGTCCGCTAGCACTCAACCATCTTCTCCACTGTCAGGTGTTCGTAAGGATCGGTCAGCTGTCTGGGATCATTTTGATGTAGAGAATGATACCGAGAAGAAGGCTAAATGCAAATATTGTGGTAGCTTAATACAATATTGGAATGGAACCAGCTCAATGGGTGGTCATTTGAGAAGATGCAAGCAAAATCCTAATAATGATtcgaacaaaagaaaaataacgacCACACCGACTATAGATGAGCATGGTGCTTTAAATTCACCCAGTGCCCCGTCATCTACTGGTGCCAAGATTAGGCACCGAAAACGCTCAACTGAG GCTGTTCCGGAAGTTACCAAAGCAAATGGAGGCCAGTTGCTTGTTGATGACAAAAGCAAATACAAGTCCATGTTAATTCGTGCATACTCATCCATTTGGATGATTGGTGGCTTTGCATTAATCATCTATATGGGTCACCTTTATATTACAGCAATGGTGGTTGTTATTCAAATCTTCATGGCAAAAGAGCTTTTCAATCTACTCAGGAGAGCACATGAAGATAGGCAACTTCCAGGATTTAGGCTATTAAATTG GCATTTTTTCTTCACCGCGATGTTATTTGTTTATGGACGTATTCTTAGTCCACGCCTCGTTAACACAGTAACTTCAGACATGGTATTATATCGGCTAGTGAGCAGTCTTATAAAGTATCATATGGTTATCTGCTATGCCCTTTATATTTCAG GATTTATGTGGTTCATTCTcacattaaagaagaagatgtaCAAGTACCAATTTGGCCAGTATGCTTGGACTCACATGATTCTAATTGTTGTATTTGGGCAGTCCTCCTTCACTGTGGCAAGCATTTTCGAAGGGATTTTCTG gtttcttcttcctgcaacactTATCGTCATTAATGACATTGCTGCTTATATTTTTGGTTTCTTCTTTGGAAGAACTCCTTTGATCAAGTTATCTCCAAAGAAAACTTGGGAGGGGTTTATTGGGGCTTCAATTTCAACTATCATCTCTGCATTTCTG CTTGCTAACGTCATGGGTCGATCTAAGTGGCTAACATGTCCAAGGAAG GACTTGACAACTGGTTGGCTTGATTGTGATCCTGGCCCACTGTTTAAGCCAGAACCTTACTCCTTATCGGGATGGATTCCACACTGG TTTCCTTGGCAAGAGATAACAATCCTGCCAGTTCAAGGGCATGCTCTATGTCTTGGTTTGTTTGCTTCGATTATTGCACCTTTTGGAGGCTTCTTTGCAAGTGGCTTCAAAAGGGCTTTTAAAATAAAG GACTTTGGTGACAGTATTCCGGGACACGGGGGAATTACTGACAGAATGGACTGCCAG ATGGTAATGGCCGTGTTTGCCTATATATATCATCAGTCATTTGTTGTGCCGCAAAATTTATCAGTTGAAATGATCCTGGATCAG ATATTCATGAACCTATCATTCGATGAACAACAAGCTCTATACAGGAGGCTGGGGGAAATATTGCAACAAGGGTTTCAAAGCCATTCTTAG
- the LOC112795977 gene encoding phosphatidate cytidylyltransferase 1-like isoform X2 → MGHSLTRDCSAGLGSSSGAAESKMTENSNIEAAGMSASTQPSSPLSGVRKDRSAVWDHFDVENDTEKKAKCKYCGSLIQYWNGTSSMGGHLRRCKQNPNNDSNKRKITTTPTIDEHGALNSPSAPSSTGAKIRHRKRSTEAVPEVTKANGGQLLVDDKSKYKSMLIRAYSSIWMIGGFALIIYMGHLYITAMVVVIQIFMAKELFNLLRRAHEDRQLPGFRLLNWHFFFTAMLFVYGRILSPRLVNTVTSDMVLYRLVSSLIKYHMVICYALYISGFMWFILTLKKKMYKYQFGQYAWTHMILIVVFGQSSFTVASIFEGIFWFLLPATLIVINDIAAYIFGFFFGRTPLIKLSPKKTWEGFIGASISTIISAFLLANVMGRSKWLTCPRKDLTTGWLDCDPGPLFKPEPYSLSGWIPHWFPWQEITILPVQGHALCLGLFASIIAPFGGFFASGFKRAFKIKDFGDSIPGHGGITDRMDCQMVMAVFAYIYHQSFVVPQNLSVEMILDQIFMNLSFDEQQALYRRLGEILQQGFQSHS, encoded by the exons ATGGGTCACAGCCTCACACG GGATTGCTCAGCAGGGTTGGGATCCTCTTCGGGTGCTGCTGAG AGCAAGATGACTGAAAACAGTAATATTGAAGCAGCAGGGATGTCCGCTAGCACTCAACCATCTTCTCCACTGTCAGGTGTTCGTAAGGATCGGTCAGCTGTCTGGGATCATTTTGATGTAGAGAATGATACCGAGAAGAAGGCTAAATGCAAATATTGTGGTAGCTTAATACAATATTGGAATGGAACCAGCTCAATGGGTGGTCATTTGAGAAGATGCAAGCAAAATCCTAATAATGATtcgaacaaaagaaaaataacgacCACACCGACTATAGATGAGCATGGTGCTTTAAATTCACCCAGTGCCCCGTCATCTACTGGTGCCAAGATTAGGCACCGAAAACGCTCAACTGAG GCTGTTCCGGAAGTTACCAAAGCAAATGGAGGCCAGTTGCTTGTTGATGACAAAAGCAAATACAAGTCCATGTTAATTCGTGCATACTCATCCATTTGGATGATTGGTGGCTTTGCATTAATCATCTATATGGGTCACCTTTATATTACAGCAATGGTGGTTGTTATTCAAATCTTCATGGCAAAAGAGCTTTTCAATCTACTCAGGAGAGCACATGAAGATAGGCAACTTCCAGGATTTAGGCTATTAAATTG GCATTTTTTCTTCACCGCGATGTTATTTGTTTATGGACGTATTCTTAGTCCACGCCTCGTTAACACAGTAACTTCAGACATGGTATTATATCGGCTAGTGAGCAGTCTTATAAAGTATCATATGGTTATCTGCTATGCCCTTTATATTTCAG GATTTATGTGGTTCATTCTcacattaaagaagaagatgtaCAAGTACCAATTTGGCCAGTATGCTTGGACTCACATGATTCTAATTGTTGTATTTGGGCAGTCCTCCTTCACTGTGGCAAGCATTTTCGAAGGGATTTTCTG gtttcttcttcctgcaacactTATCGTCATTAATGACATTGCTGCTTATATTTTTGGTTTCTTCTTTGGAAGAACTCCTTTGATCAAGTTATCTCCAAAGAAAACTTGGGAGGGGTTTATTGGGGCTTCAATTTCAACTATCATCTCTGCATTTCTG CTTGCTAACGTCATGGGTCGATCTAAGTGGCTAACATGTCCAAGGAAG GACTTGACAACTGGTTGGCTTGATTGTGATCCTGGCCCACTGTTTAAGCCAGAACCTTACTCCTTATCGGGATGGATTCCACACTGG TTTCCTTGGCAAGAGATAACAATCCTGCCAGTTCAAGGGCATGCTCTATGTCTTGGTTTGTTTGCTTCGATTATTGCACCTTTTGGAGGCTTCTTTGCAAGTGGCTTCAAAAGGGCTTTTAAAATAAAG GACTTTGGTGACAGTATTCCGGGACACGGGGGAATTACTGACAGAATGGACTGCCAG ATGGTAATGGCCGTGTTTGCCTATATATATCATCAGTCATTTGTTGTGCCGCAAAATTTATCAGTTGAAATGATCCTGGATCAG ATATTCATGAACCTATCATTCGATGAACAACAAGCTCTATACAGGAGGCTGGGGGAAATATTGCAACAAGGGTTTCAAAGCCATTCTTAG
- the LOC112795977 gene encoding phosphatidate cytidylyltransferase 1-like isoform X1 has protein sequence MGHSLTRDCSAGLGSSSGAAEQTDSRRQGIRESKMTENSNIEAAGMSASTQPSSPLSGVRKDRSAVWDHFDVENDTEKKAKCKYCGSLIQYWNGTSSMGGHLRRCKQNPNNDSNKRKITTTPTIDEHGALNSPSAPSSTGAKIRHRKRSTEAVPEVTKANGGQLLVDDKSKYKSMLIRAYSSIWMIGGFALIIYMGHLYITAMVVVIQIFMAKELFNLLRRAHEDRQLPGFRLLNWHFFFTAMLFVYGRILSPRLVNTVTSDMVLYRLVSSLIKYHMVICYALYISGFMWFILTLKKKMYKYQFGQYAWTHMILIVVFGQSSFTVASIFEGIFWFLLPATLIVINDIAAYIFGFFFGRTPLIKLSPKKTWEGFIGASISTIISAFLLANVMGRSKWLTCPRKDLTTGWLDCDPGPLFKPEPYSLSGWIPHWFPWQEITILPVQGHALCLGLFASIIAPFGGFFASGFKRAFKIKDFGDSIPGHGGITDRMDCQMVMAVFAYIYHQSFVVPQNLSVEMILDQIFMNLSFDEQQALYRRLGEILQQGFQSHS, from the exons ATGGGTCACAGCCTCACACG GGATTGCTCAGCAGGGTTGGGATCCTCTTCGGGTGCTGCTGAG CAAACGGATTCAAGAAGGCAGGGTATTAGAGAG AGCAAGATGACTGAAAACAGTAATATTGAAGCAGCAGGGATGTCCGCTAGCACTCAACCATCTTCTCCACTGTCAGGTGTTCGTAAGGATCGGTCAGCTGTCTGGGATCATTTTGATGTAGAGAATGATACCGAGAAGAAGGCTAAATGCAAATATTGTGGTAGCTTAATACAATATTGGAATGGAACCAGCTCAATGGGTGGTCATTTGAGAAGATGCAAGCAAAATCCTAATAATGATtcgaacaaaagaaaaataacgacCACACCGACTATAGATGAGCATGGTGCTTTAAATTCACCCAGTGCCCCGTCATCTACTGGTGCCAAGATTAGGCACCGAAAACGCTCAACTGAG GCTGTTCCGGAAGTTACCAAAGCAAATGGAGGCCAGTTGCTTGTTGATGACAAAAGCAAATACAAGTCCATGTTAATTCGTGCATACTCATCCATTTGGATGATTGGTGGCTTTGCATTAATCATCTATATGGGTCACCTTTATATTACAGCAATGGTGGTTGTTATTCAAATCTTCATGGCAAAAGAGCTTTTCAATCTACTCAGGAGAGCACATGAAGATAGGCAACTTCCAGGATTTAGGCTATTAAATTG GCATTTTTTCTTCACCGCGATGTTATTTGTTTATGGACGTATTCTTAGTCCACGCCTCGTTAACACAGTAACTTCAGACATGGTATTATATCGGCTAGTGAGCAGTCTTATAAAGTATCATATGGTTATCTGCTATGCCCTTTATATTTCAG GATTTATGTGGTTCATTCTcacattaaagaagaagatgtaCAAGTACCAATTTGGCCAGTATGCTTGGACTCACATGATTCTAATTGTTGTATTTGGGCAGTCCTCCTTCACTGTGGCAAGCATTTTCGAAGGGATTTTCTG gtttcttcttcctgcaacactTATCGTCATTAATGACATTGCTGCTTATATTTTTGGTTTCTTCTTTGGAAGAACTCCTTTGATCAAGTTATCTCCAAAGAAAACTTGGGAGGGGTTTATTGGGGCTTCAATTTCAACTATCATCTCTGCATTTCTG CTTGCTAACGTCATGGGTCGATCTAAGTGGCTAACATGTCCAAGGAAG GACTTGACAACTGGTTGGCTTGATTGTGATCCTGGCCCACTGTTTAAGCCAGAACCTTACTCCTTATCGGGATGGATTCCACACTGG TTTCCTTGGCAAGAGATAACAATCCTGCCAGTTCAAGGGCATGCTCTATGTCTTGGTTTGTTTGCTTCGATTATTGCACCTTTTGGAGGCTTCTTTGCAAGTGGCTTCAAAAGGGCTTTTAAAATAAAG GACTTTGGTGACAGTATTCCGGGACACGGGGGAATTACTGACAGAATGGACTGCCAG ATGGTAATGGCCGTGTTTGCCTATATATATCATCAGTCATTTGTTGTGCCGCAAAATTTATCAGTTGAAATGATCCTGGATCAG ATATTCATGAACCTATCATTCGATGAACAACAAGCTCTATACAGGAGGCTGGGGGAAATATTGCAACAAGGGTTTCAAAGCCATTCTTAG
- the LOC112795978 gene encoding E3 ubiquitin-protein ligase UPL5-like yields the protein MHSQVYYVFLFAASKVDPLHLKYFSFAGRVIALALMHKVQVGIVFDRLFFKQLAGKSVTLEDIQAADPYLYSSCKQILEMDADFIDSDALGLTFVREVDELGHRKVVELCSGGKNLVVNSKNREKYVSLLIQNYFETSISEQVSHFAKGFGDILSNSRQQPFFFKSLELEDLDWMLHGSESTISVEDWKAHTEYNGYKETDCQISWFWEIVGRMPAEQRKILLFFWTSVKYLPVEGFRGLASRLYIYRSMETEDRLPSSHTCFYRLCFPPYSSKAVMQDRLRTITQGHIGCSFGTW from the exons ATGCATAGCCAAGTTTACTATGTCTTCTTGTTTGCAGCATCTAAGGTAGATCCTCTGCATCTAAAGTACTTCAGTTTTGCTGGTCGTGTTATTGCATTAGCTTTAATGCATAAGGTGCAAGTGGGTATTGTTTTTGACCGTTTGTTTTTCAAGCAATTGGCTGGAAAGTCTGTTACTTTAGAAGATATACAGGCGGCAGATCCTTACTTGTACAGTAGCTGCAAGCAAATATTGGAGATGGATGCTGATTTCATTGATTCAGATGCTTTAGGACTGACGTTTGTGAGAGAGGTGGATGAATTAGGACACAGGAAAGTGGTTGAACTTTGCTCTGGTGGGAAAAACCTTGTAGTGAATAGTAAGAACAGGGAGAAGTATGTTTCTCTTCTCATTCAAAATTATTTTGAGACATCGATATCTGAGCAGGTATCACATTTTGCCAAGGGTTTTGGTGATATCCTTTCTAACTCAAGGCAACAGCCGTTCTTCTTTAAAAGTTTAGAGCTTGAAGACCTTGATTGGATGCTCCATGGGAGCGAAAGTACTATTTCTGTCGAAGATTGGAAGGCGCATACTGAGTATAATGGCTATAAAGAGACTGACTGTCAAATATCATGGTTTTGGGAG ATTGTTGGTAGAATGCCAGCAGAACAAAGGAAGATTCTTCTGTTCTTTTGGACATCCGTGAAATATCTGCCAGTTGAAGGTTTCCGTGGTTTAGCTTCCCGTCTATACATTTACAGGTCTATGGAAACTGAAGACCGCCTTCCTTCATCGCACACATGCTTTTACAGGCTGTGTTTCCCGCCATATTCATCCAAGGCTGTCATGCAAGATCGCCTTAGAACCATCACTCAAGGACACATCGGTTGCAGTTTCGGTACCTGGTGA